Proteins encoded within one genomic window of Prauserella marina:
- a CDS encoding MerR family transcriptional regulator: MTYGVTIGQAAAFAGITVKTIRHYHRRGLVAEPRRDASGYRRYETAELLRLVQVRTLAEAGVPLAEIGPILDSGADEFAVALADVERRLTDRITELTSRRDTLHRLATGDRVLLPDRALALLDGAAALGFATDDLTMIREALVLFRALVPEGFDDYLAQIEQALEHPRYLALIKRMWRCGDWAPDDPRVDELAAAIADYLVAHPSLLPIPAGIQARTDGETRYAMLKHYGEEQKPVWARLTVLIETRLRSAGIEIPYQQGTGGAGSSILGVADE, encoded by the coding sequence ATGACCTACGGCGTCACGATCGGTCAGGCGGCGGCATTCGCCGGAATCACGGTCAAGACCATCCGGCATTACCACCGGCGCGGATTGGTCGCCGAACCCCGCAGGGACGCGTCCGGCTACCGCCGGTACGAAACGGCTGAGCTGCTGCGGCTCGTCCAGGTCCGGACACTGGCAGAGGCTGGGGTTCCGCTCGCCGAGATCGGACCGATCCTCGACTCCGGCGCCGACGAGTTCGCCGTCGCGCTCGCCGACGTCGAACGGCGCCTCACCGACCGGATCACCGAGCTGACCTCGCGGCGGGACACGTTGCACCGCCTCGCCACCGGCGACCGGGTGCTGCTGCCCGACCGCGCGCTCGCGCTACTCGACGGGGCCGCCGCGCTCGGATTCGCTACCGACGACCTGACGATGATCCGCGAGGCGCTCGTGTTGTTCAGGGCACTGGTGCCGGAAGGCTTCGACGACTACCTCGCCCAGATCGAGCAAGCATTGGAGCACCCCCGGTACCTCGCCCTGATCAAGCGCATGTGGCGTTGTGGAGACTGGGCACCCGACGACCCCCGCGTCGACGAACTCGCGGCTGCCATCGCCGACTACCTCGTCGCCCACCCCTCGCTGCTGCCCATCCCCGCCGGAATTCAGGCGCGGACCGACGGCGAGACCAGGTACGCCATGCTCAAGCATTACGGCGAGGAGCAAAAACCGGTCTGGGCCAGGCTGACCGTGCTGATCGAGACGAGGTTGCGCTCGGCCGGTATCGAGATTCCCTATCAGCAAGGGACCGGCGGGGCGGGCTCGTCAATCCTCGGCGTCGCGG
- a CDS encoding NADP-dependent oxidoreductase has product MPLALVSKPGTPEPVLDEVSLPELGRGDLRVRVTAASVDPVDTLFAGGPARTIFGLTGTVGLGWSFTGVVTATGAGVTGFSVGDRIAATHTGVTAPVRAHAEETVVAAKAAAPLPAGLDPVAAATLPINALTATQLLDRLGPAEDRSLLVTGAAGSVGGYAVALAANAGWSVTGLARESDRAFVLRAGAGDLITRLPERSFDAVVDGAVLHGKVLGAIRDNGAFAGVTSATPATPERGIEVSVVSVQPNTAQLADVLALAASGVLEPRVAGKVPLTEAATAYRKVAGGGQRGRWLLLP; this is encoded by the coding sequence ATGCCACTCGCACTCGTATCGAAGCCAGGCACCCCCGAACCGGTCCTCGACGAGGTGTCACTGCCCGAGCTGGGACGAGGCGACCTCAGGGTTCGCGTCACGGCCGCGTCGGTCGATCCCGTCGACACGCTCTTCGCGGGCGGGCCGGCAAGAACGATCTTCGGACTCACCGGCACGGTCGGCCTCGGCTGGTCCTTCACCGGTGTCGTCACCGCGACCGGAGCGGGAGTCACCGGATTCTCGGTCGGCGACCGCATCGCCGCCACCCACACCGGCGTCACCGCCCCCGTCCGCGCGCACGCCGAGGAAACCGTCGTCGCCGCGAAGGCAGCCGCGCCGCTGCCCGCCGGGCTCGACCCCGTCGCCGCCGCGACGCTTCCGATCAACGCGCTGACCGCGACCCAGCTGCTCGACCGGCTCGGACCCGCCGAAGACAGGAGCCTGCTCGTCACCGGAGCGGCGGGTTCCGTCGGCGGCTACGCCGTCGCTCTTGCCGCCAACGCGGGCTGGTCGGTCACCGGACTGGCGAGGGAATCCGATCGGGCCTTCGTACTGCGGGCAGGCGCTGGTGACCTCATCACGCGACTGCCGGAGCGGTCGTTCGACGCCGTCGTCGACGGCGCGGTCCTGCATGGCAAGGTCCTCGGCGCGATCCGCGACAACGGCGCGTTCGCCGGGGTGACCTCGGCGACTCCCGCGACTCCGGAGCGCGGCATCGAGGTCAGCGTCGTGAGTGTCCAGCCGAACACCGCCCAGCTCGCCGACGTGCTCGCGCTCGCGGCATCGGGCGTGCTCGAACCGAGGGTCGCGGGCAAGGTGCCGCTGACCGAGGCGGCAACGGCCTACCGCAAGGTCGCCGGTGGCGGCCAGCGGGGCAGGTGGCTGCTGCTTCCCTGA
- a CDS encoding alpha/beta fold hydrolase, producing the protein MTNAKPPCPAWTGMVPVEDTALAVTDTGGPGVPVIYLNGQFAVRSYWRRVIAELGAEYRHIGFDMRARGKSGRSADYSFDANIRDVDAVLAARGVDRPLVVGWSYGAALAVHWADRNPDRVAGVVLVDGAYPFDWSEDAPPERIRKLFRRMSVLLPLLRPTGLVPRMSAEEMAESNIELNEIYGELGPVLDEVTYPLRYVVATGGNFGGGRDEMERMRASLTPVLARNPHITVSAKVASNHGSILRKDFRAVADSVRELAFGSLSG; encoded by the coding sequence ATGACGAATGCGAAGCCGCCCTGCCCTGCCTGGACCGGCATGGTGCCCGTCGAGGACACGGCACTGGCCGTTACCGACACCGGCGGACCCGGCGTTCCCGTGATCTACCTCAACGGTCAGTTCGCCGTCCGGTCGTACTGGCGGCGCGTCATCGCCGAACTCGGTGCCGAGTACCGGCACATCGGCTTCGACATGCGGGCCCGTGGCAAGTCGGGCCGGTCGGCGGACTACTCGTTCGACGCGAACATCCGGGATGTCGACGCCGTCCTCGCCGCGAGGGGTGTCGACCGGCCGCTCGTGGTCGGTTGGTCCTACGGGGCGGCGCTCGCGGTGCACTGGGCCGACCGGAATCCGGACCGGGTCGCCGGAGTGGTGCTTGTGGACGGTGCCTACCCGTTCGACTGGAGTGAGGACGCGCCCCCTGAACGGATTCGCAAGCTGTTCCGCCGGATGTCGGTACTGCTGCCGCTGCTGCGCCCGACGGGCCTCGTTCCCCGGATGAGCGCCGAGGAGATGGCGGAGAGCAACATCGAGCTCAACGAGATCTACGGCGAACTGGGCCCTGTTCTGGACGAGGTGACCTACCCGCTCCGCTACGTGGTCGCCACGGGTGGCAACTTCGGAGGTGGTCGTGATGAGATGGAACGGATGCGTGCCTCCCTCACACCGGTGCTCGCTCGCAACCCGCACATCACGGTGAGCGCGAAGGTCGCGAGCAACCACGGGTCGATCCTGCGCAAGGACTTCCGTGCCGTCGCCGACTCCGTTCGCGAGCTCGCCTTCGGCTCGCTGAGCGGATGA
- a CDS encoding winged helix-turn-helix transcriptional regulator, giving the protein MDVTADPPARFDVFAASCPSRRLLDTIGDKWASLVIVALGLGGPMRYSELAARIEGVSQKMLTQTLRGLERDGLLTRTVTPSVPVRVDYELTPLGYSLKDTIRHLKEWAEAHLPEVDAARAAYDRAHAKP; this is encoded by the coding sequence ATGGACGTGACGGCGGATCCCCCCGCGCGGTTCGACGTATTCGCGGCGAGTTGCCCCAGCAGGCGGCTGCTCGACACGATCGGCGACAAGTGGGCAAGCCTGGTGATCGTCGCGCTGGGTCTCGGCGGCCCGATGCGCTACTCGGAACTTGCCGCGCGCATCGAGGGAGTGAGCCAGAAAATGCTGACCCAGACCCTGCGCGGACTCGAGCGAGACGGCCTGCTGACTCGCACGGTGACCCCGTCGGTGCCGGTTCGCGTCGACTACGAACTCACGCCGCTCGGCTACTCGCTGAAGGACACGATCCGCCACCTCAAGGAGTGGGCCGAGGCCCACCTCCCGGAGGTCGACGCCGCGAGGGCCGCCTACGACAGGGCACACGCCAAGCCTTGA